AATGGTTAATCCTATGGTGCTCAAAGCCATCCAGCACAAGCCCATCATAACTTCTGTAACTATCTGTAAATAAAACACTTGACGGATCTACGTGGTCTCGTATGATGCTATGAAGTGTTCTGGCTGTTA
The DNA window shown above is from Bacteroidota bacterium and carries:
- a CDS encoding transposase; the encoded protein is MEGIERPINWPVFGLLKRGRKVYVEVVPDVTARTLHSIIRDHVDPSSVLFTDSYRSYDGLVLDGFEHHRINH